A window of the Parabacteroides merdae ATCC 43184 genome harbors these coding sequences:
- a CDS encoding MFS transporter — protein sequence MKEKSLYIRLIPVMLVFFTMGFVDLVGIASNYVKLDLGLTDSEANIFPSLVFFWFLIFSVPTGMLMNKIGRKKTVMLSLVVTFVSLLIPCFGDGYMVMLVSFSLLGIGNALMQTSLNPLLSNIITEDKLASSLTFGQFVKAIASFLAPYIAMWGATAAIPSLGLGWRVLFPVYMAIAIVAILLLGAASIKEEAPEGRPSTFAECIALLGNPFILLMFVGIMCHVGIDVGTNTTAPKILMERLGVDIHAAAFATSLYFIFRTIGCLTGSLVLAHWAAKKFFVVSVVLMVASMAGFLLFDSKVLLYVSIALVGYGNSNVFSILFSQALLSMPQRQNEVSGLMIMGLFGGTVFPLLMGFASDALHSQTGTLLVLVVGVFYLLFLFTKLR from the coding sequence ATGAAAGAGAAAAGCTTGTATATAAGGCTGATCCCAGTGATGTTAGTTTTCTTCACGATGGGATTTGTGGATTTGGTAGGAATTGCCTCCAACTATGTGAAGTTGGATTTAGGATTGACGGATTCCGAAGCGAATATCTTTCCTTCTTTAGTGTTCTTCTGGTTTCTGATCTTTTCCGTCCCGACGGGAATGTTGATGAATAAGATCGGGCGGAAAAAGACGGTCATGCTGAGCCTAGTCGTTACCTTCGTGTCGTTGCTGATCCCATGTTTCGGCGATGGCTATATGGTGATGTTGGTCTCTTTTTCTTTATTAGGGATCGGGAATGCTTTGATGCAGACCTCTCTGAACCCGCTTCTCTCTAATATTATTACTGAAGATAAGTTGGCGAGTAGTTTGACTTTCGGGCAGTTTGTCAAGGCGATCGCTTCTTTTCTGGCACCTTATATCGCCATGTGGGGGGCGACGGCGGCGATCCCTTCGCTGGGATTGGGCTGGCGTGTACTGTTCCCGGTCTATATGGCAATAGCGATTGTGGCAATTTTACTGTTGGGGGCGGCTTCTATTAAGGAAGAGGCGCCGGAAGGTAGACCGTCCACATTTGCCGAATGCATAGCCTTGTTGGGTAACCCGTTTATCTTGTTGATGTTTGTAGGTATCATGTGCCATGTCGGCATAGATGTTGGTACGAATACTACCGCCCCAAAGATCCTGATGGAAAGGTTGGGGGTGGATATACATGCGGCGGCATTTGCAACGAGCCTCTATTTCATTTTTCGTACGATCGGTTGCCTGACCGGTTCGTTGGTCTTAGCTCATTGGGCGGCGAAGAAGTTTTTTGTCGTCAGTGTCGTACTGATGGTTGCTTCGATGGCAGGTTTCCTTTTGTTTGACAGTAAGGTCCTGCTATATGTCAGCATTGCTTTGGTCGGATATGGCAATTCAAACGTCTTCTCTATCCTTTTCTCCCAGGCTTTGTTGTCGATGCCTCAACGGCAAAACGAAGTATCCGGCTTGATGATTATGGGACTTTTCGGTGGAACGGTTTTTCCGCTCTTGATGGGCTTTGCTTCTGATGCCCTTCATTCGCAGACAGGTACCTTGTTGGTCTTGGTAGTTGGAGTGTTTTATCTGCTCTTCCTTTTTACGAAGTTGAGGTAG
- a CDS encoding carbohydrate kinase family protein translates to MKDSKPVVVGIGELLWDVLPTGKRAGGAPINFVYHATQLGAEGYAVSAVGNDVFGTEIVQELDKNGICHLLGTVEYPTGSVMVELKDGIPTYTIIEGVAWDHIPLTQEAVDLVKEADAICFGTLAQRSPESRATIHALLSYARKEALRFFDVNIRQSYYSKELIASLLEEANVFKINDEELDLIREMFSLSEDEDTACRQLVERYSLRYMILTAGSRYSSVYTVADKSTILTPKVEVADTVGAGDSFSGAFVYSILAGKSLREAHQTAVGTAAFVCTKEGAWPAYPI, encoded by the coding sequence ATGAAAGATAGTAAACCTGTTGTTGTCGGTATAGGCGAACTCCTTTGGGATGTGTTGCCAACGGGGAAACGTGCCGGAGGCGCTCCGATCAATTTTGTATACCATGCTACCCAATTGGGGGCCGAAGGATATGCGGTCAGCGCGGTCGGGAATGACGTGTTTGGGACGGAGATCGTCCAGGAGTTGGATAAGAACGGTATCTGCCATTTGCTGGGGACAGTCGAATATCCTACCGGAAGCGTGATGGTGGAGTTGAAAGACGGTATCCCGACCTATACGATTATAGAAGGTGTTGCCTGGGATCATATACCTTTGACTCAGGAAGCCGTCGATCTGGTGAAAGAAGCGGATGCCATCTGCTTCGGTACGTTGGCGCAGCGTTCGCCCGAATCGCGTGCGACGATTCATGCGTTACTTTCCTATGCCCGTAAAGAGGCGCTTCGGTTTTTCGATGTCAATATCCGCCAGTCTTACTACTCGAAGGAGTTGATCGCCAGTCTGCTGGAAGAGGCGAATGTATTTAAGATCAATGACGAGGAACTCGACCTGATACGTGAAATGTTCTCCCTTTCGGAGGATGAAGATACAGCTTGCCGCCAATTGGTTGAGCGTTACAGCCTGCGCTATATGATTTTGACTGCCGGCAGTCGCTACAGTTCTGTCTATACGGTTGCCGACAAGTCGACGATTCTTACTCCCAAAGTCGAGGTGGCTGATACGGTCGGGGCGGGAGATTCTTTCTCTGGAGCATTCGTTTATTCTATATTAGCCGGTAAATCCTTGCGCGAAGCCCATCAAACAGCTGTCGGGACAGCAGCTTTTGTTTGTACGAAAGAGGGTGCATGGCCTGCTTATCCTATATAA
- a CDS encoding DUF4980 domain-containing protein yields MNNKRIGVLASALVGCIFTLSAQDLTMKITKRYLNLPVSHQVDRALMTFDVGGRQERVFEIRLASGKPDYWVFCDMSALKNKEIKISYTGNKTGINKIYQADEITGQDSLYKETNRPQIHYTQRRGWNNDPNGLLYYDGEYHLFYQHNPYERDWGNMHWGHAVSNDLIHWEELPIALYPDEHGTMFSGSAVIDYDNTSGFGKNGIPAMVAIYTADNPEKQVQCIAYSLDKGRTWTKYKGNPVIDSKAKWNSKDTRDPKVFWHKPSGKWVMVLNERDGHSIYNSDNLKDWTFESHITGFWECPELFELPVDGNKDNTKWVMYGASGTYMLGVFDGKKFTPESGKYYYSTGSIYAAQTFTNIPESDGRRIQIGWGRISHPGMPFNGMMLFPTELSLRTTKDGIRLFSKPIDELDRLQTSVGKWRALTADKADELLRQYKDASTLRIRTTLKLSHATNAGLNLFGQSLLDYDMNYNRINGVFYSPEDMTSMEIAADIILDKTSIEVYIDDGAYSYSMERRPDLKNREGFHFFGNNIEVKEMEVYTSRSIWE; encoded by the coding sequence ATGAATAACAAACGTATAGGGGTGCTTGCGAGTGCCCTGGTGGGTTGTATCTTCACCTTGAGTGCGCAAGACCTGACAATGAAAATAACGAAGAGATACCTCAATCTGCCGGTTTCGCATCAGGTAGACCGGGCTCTGATGACATTTGATGTGGGAGGGCGGCAAGAGCGGGTGTTTGAGATTCGTTTGGCCTCGGGAAAACCGGACTATTGGGTGTTTTGCGATATGTCTGCCTTGAAGAACAAAGAGATAAAAATATCTTATACTGGGAATAAAACAGGTATAAACAAGATTTATCAAGCAGATGAAATAACCGGGCAAGATAGCTTGTATAAAGAAACCAACCGTCCGCAAATCCACTATACTCAACGTAGAGGATGGAACAATGATCCTAATGGATTGCTGTATTATGACGGTGAATATCACTTGTTCTACCAACATAATCCGTATGAACGCGACTGGGGGAATATGCATTGGGGGCATGCAGTAAGCAATGATTTGATACATTGGGAAGAGCTACCGATCGCCCTGTATCCCGACGAACACGGTACGATGTTTTCCGGTTCGGCAGTGATCGACTATGATAATACTTCTGGCTTCGGAAAGAATGGTATTCCGGCGATGGTGGCTATTTATACAGCTGACAACCCGGAAAAGCAGGTGCAATGTATAGCCTATAGCCTGGATAAAGGACGCACTTGGACAAAATATAAGGGCAATCCGGTGATCGATTCTAAGGCCAAATGGAACAGTAAGGATACTCGCGATCCGAAAGTCTTTTGGCATAAACCATCAGGTAAATGGGTCATGGTGCTGAATGAGCGCGATGGACATTCCATATACAACTCTGACAACTTGAAAGACTGGACATTCGAAAGCCATATTACCGGTTTTTGGGAGTGTCCTGAATTGTTCGAACTCCCTGTCGATGGGAATAAGGACAATACTAAATGGGTGATGTATGGTGCTTCCGGGACTTATATGTTGGGTGTGTTTGACGGAAAGAAATTTACACCTGAATCCGGCAAATATTACTATTCGACTGGTTCTATCTATGCTGCCCAGACGTTTACGAATATACCTGAGTCGGATGGCCGTCGTATTCAGATCGGTTGGGGGCGTATCTCTCATCCGGGAATGCCTTTTAATGGGATGATGTTATTCCCGACGGAGTTGTCTTTGAGAACGACGAAAGACGGCATTCGCCTGTTTAGTAAACCGATCGACGAACTTGACCGCTTGCAGACCTCAGTCGGAAAGTGGAGAGCGCTGACGGCAGATAAAGCTGATGAACTGCTTCGGCAGTATAAGGATGCAAGTACATTGCGTATCCGTACAACCCTCAAATTGTCTCATGCCACGAATGCCGGCCTGAACCTGTTCGGGCAGTCATTACTGGATTACGATATGAATTACAATCGGATCAATGGTGTGTTTTATTCGCCCGAGGACATGACAAGCATGGAAATCGCGGCCGATATTATCTTGGATAAAACTTCTATTGAAGTTTATATTGATGATGGGGCTTATTCTTATTCGATGGAGCGTCGGCCGGACTTGAAAAACAGGGAAGGATTCCATTTTTTTGGAAATAATATCGAAGTAAAAGAAATGGAAGTATACACGTCCCGATCCATCTGGGAGTAA
- the pyrH gene encoding UMP kinase encodes MAQYKRILLKLSGESLMGGKQYGIDEVRLNEYATQIKEIAKMGVQIGIVIGGGNIFRGLSGASKGFDRVKGDQMGMLATVINSLALSSALVAQGVKAKVLTAIRMEPIGEFYNKWRAIELLEQGHVVIMSGGTGNPFFTTDTGSSLRGIEIEADVMLKGTRVDGIYTADPEKDPTATKFSDITYDEIYTRGLKVMDLTATTMCKENNLPIIVFDMDTNGNLKKVMSGENIGTLVHN; translated from the coding sequence ATGGCTCAGTACAAACGTATCCTGTTGAAATTAAGCGGAGAATCGCTTATGGGAGGTAAACAATATGGTATAGACGAAGTTCGTCTGAACGAATATGCGACGCAGATCAAGGAAATTGCCAAAATGGGTGTCCAGATTGGAATTGTGATTGGTGGCGGCAACATCTTTCGCGGCCTGAGCGGGGCTTCCAAAGGCTTCGACCGTGTGAAAGGCGACCAGATGGGGATGCTGGCAACGGTCATCAACAGTTTGGCCTTGAGTTCTGCCCTCGTCGCTCAGGGCGTGAAAGCCAAAGTGCTGACTGCTATCCGTATGGAACCGATCGGCGAGTTTTATAACAAATGGCGTGCGATCGAATTGCTTGAACAGGGCCATGTTGTGATTATGTCGGGCGGTACTGGCAATCCGTTTTTTACGACTGACACAGGTTCTTCCCTGCGTGGTATCGAGATCGAAGCGGATGTGATGCTGAAAGGAACCCGTGTAGATGGTATCTATACTGCCGATCCGGAAAAGGATCCGACTGCTACCAAGTTCTCGGACATCACCTACGACGAAATCTATACGCGCGGCCTCAAGGTGATGGACCTGACAGCCACCACGATGTGTAAGGAAAACAATCTTCCGATCATCGTCTTCGACATGGACACCAACGGTAATCTGAAAAAGGTGATGAGCGGTGAAAACATCGGAACGCTGGTGCATAATTAA
- the uvrA gene encoding excinuclease ABC subunit UvrA, which yields MSENNSIFIKGARINNLKNIDVEIPRDKLVVITGLSGSGKSSLAFDTLYAEGQRRYVESLSAYARQFLGRMSKPECDYIKGIPPAIAIEQKVNTRNPRSTVGTSTEIYEYLRLLYARIGKTISPVSGKEVKKHQVSDIVKEVLGYPAGTRFAVYAPVVLPDGRSIKEQLEILQKEGYTRLSINETVYRIGEVLADDALLSYPVIELLIDRLVVSDDKTLKSRLADSAETAFFEGHDTCIIRIYTSEGTVVKEYSKKFEADGMVFEEPTDMMFSFNNPLGACPTCEGFGKVLGIDENLVVPDKSLSVFQGAVVCWKGDVMGEWLKEFIVKSEKYNFPIHRPYYDLTQKEKDLLWHGARGLHGIDDFFKFVEENLYKIQYRVMFARYRGKTVCPTCKGSRLRPEALYVKVGGKDIAELVTLPITEAKAFFDNLRLDENEASIAKRLLTEITNRLQFLLDVGLGYLTLDRLSSSLSGGESQRINLATSLGSSLVGSLYILDEPSIGLHSRDTDLLIKVLRQLQALGNTVVVVEHDEEIIRAADYIIDIGPKAGRLGGEVVYQGDVDDLKTSSNSYTVRYLTGEDQIEVPLYRRPWNNYIEVKGARKNNLKGIDVKFPLNVMTVVTGVSGSGKSSLVRDIFYEGVKHYLDEAARLMVDCSGLEGDMHMIKSIEFVDQNSIGKSSRSNPVTYIGAYDEIRKLYGEQPLAKQMGYSAAYFSFNKEGGRCEECKGEGRITVEMQFMADITLECETCHGKRFKQDVLDVEYHGASIYDMLEMTVNQAIEFFGQYPGSQEKKIVKKLKPLQDVGLGYIKLGQTSSTLSGGENQRVKLAYYLGQEKQEPTLFVFDEPTTGLHFHDIKTLLKAFNALIDKGHTVVIIEHNMDVIKCADYLVDLGPEGGNAGGNLVCTGTPEEVAMCEASYTGKYLKDKL from the coding sequence ATGTCCGAAAACAATTCTATATTCATCAAAGGAGCTCGAATCAATAACCTGAAAAATATCGATGTCGAGATCCCCAGAGATAAACTGGTCGTTATAACCGGCCTTTCCGGTAGTGGAAAATCATCATTGGCATTTGATACGTTGTATGCGGAGGGGCAGCGCCGCTATGTGGAGAGCCTTTCGGCCTATGCCCGTCAGTTCCTGGGGCGTATGAGCAAGCCGGAATGCGACTATATCAAAGGTATTCCCCCTGCCATTGCCATCGAACAAAAGGTGAACACCCGTAACCCGCGTTCGACGGTGGGAACCTCTACGGAGATATACGAATACCTTCGGCTCCTGTATGCCCGTATCGGGAAAACCATCTCTCCCGTGTCGGGGAAGGAGGTGAAGAAACATCAGGTGAGCGATATCGTGAAAGAAGTTTTGGGTTATCCCGCCGGGACTCGTTTTGCCGTATACGCCCCTGTCGTCCTGCCGGATGGGCGCAGTATCAAGGAACAATTGGAAATCCTGCAAAAAGAAGGTTACACCCGTTTGTCTATCAATGAGACCGTTTACCGTATCGGTGAAGTATTGGCGGATGACGCATTGCTTTCCTACCCGGTGATCGAACTGTTGATAGACCGTCTGGTCGTATCGGATGACAAGACATTGAAAAGCCGTCTTGCTGATTCTGCCGAAACGGCATTTTTTGAAGGGCACGATACTTGTATCATCCGTATCTACACATCCGAAGGAACGGTTGTAAAAGAATATTCCAAGAAATTCGAGGCCGATGGTATGGTGTTCGAGGAACCGACCGATATGATGTTCAGTTTTAATAACCCGTTAGGCGCCTGCCCGACTTGCGAAGGTTTCGGGAAGGTGCTCGGTATCGATGAAAATCTGGTCGTGCCGGATAAAAGCTTGTCTGTTTTCCAGGGAGCGGTAGTCTGCTGGAAAGGCGATGTGATGGGAGAATGGCTGAAAGAGTTTATAGTGAAGAGCGAGAAATATAACTTCCCGATCCATCGTCCTTATTACGATCTGACGCAAAAGGAGAAAGACTTGCTTTGGCACGGTGCCCGCGGACTGCACGGCATCGATGACTTTTTTAAATTTGTGGAAGAGAACCTGTATAAGATACAGTACCGTGTGATGTTTGCGCGTTATCGTGGAAAGACCGTTTGCCCGACTTGCAAAGGGTCCCGTCTGCGTCCCGAAGCCCTTTATGTAAAGGTAGGGGGAAAGGATATTGCGGAACTGGTTACCCTTCCGATCACGGAAGCAAAAGCCTTTTTCGATAATCTTCGACTTGACGAGAACGAGGCATCCATTGCCAAACGTTTGCTGACGGAGATCACTAACCGCCTGCAATTCCTGTTGGATGTGGGGTTGGGCTATCTGACGCTTGACCGCCTGTCTTCCTCTCTTTCCGGAGGAGAAAGCCAGCGTATCAATTTGGCGACTTCTTTGGGGAGTAGCTTGGTCGGGTCTCTTTATATATTGGACGAGCCGAGTATCGGGCTCCATTCTCGTGACACCGATTTGCTGATCAAGGTGCTCCGGCAATTGCAAGCATTAGGTAATACGGTTGTTGTGGTGGAGCATGACGAAGAGATTATCCGTGCGGCCGATTACATTATCGACATCGGTCCGAAGGCCGGTCGCCTGGGTGGGGAAGTGGTCTATCAGGGTGATGTGGACGATTTGAAAACCAGTAGCAACAGCTATACCGTCCGGTATCTGACGGGAGAGGACCAGATAGAAGTGCCCCTTTATCGTCGTCCCTGGAATAATTATATCGAGGTGAAAGGTGCCCGTAAAAACAATTTGAAAGGGATTGATGTGAAGTTCCCCCTGAATGTGATGACAGTCGTAACAGGTGTCAGCGGTTCGGGTAAAAGTTCGCTCGTGCGTGATATTTTCTACGAAGGTGTCAAGCATTATTTAGACGAGGCTGCCCGCTTGATGGTTGACTGTTCCGGCTTGGAAGGCGATATGCACATGATCAAAAGTATCGAGTTTGTCGACCAGAACTCCATCGGAAAGAGTTCCCGTTCCAACCCGGTGACCTATATCGGGGCCTATGATGAGATCCGTAAACTTTACGGTGAGCAGCCTTTGGCTAAGCAGATGGGCTATTCGGCTGCCTATTTCTCCTTTAATAAGGAAGGCGGGCGATGTGAAGAATGTAAAGGAGAAGGCAGGATCACGGTCGAGATGCAGTTCATGGCCGATATCACCCTCGAATGCGAAACCTGCCACGGCAAGCGCTTCAAACAGGATGTGCTCGATGTCGAATATCACGGTGCGAGTATCTATGATATGCTGGAAATGACCGTGAACCAGGCGATTGAGTTCTTTGGACAATATCCGGGATCACAGGAAAAGAAGATTGTCAAAAAGTTGAAACCCCTCCAGGATGTTGGGTTGGGGTATATCAAACTCGGACAGACTTCATCCACTTTGTCCGGTGGTGAAAACCAGCGTGTGAAACTTGCTTACTATTTGGGTCAAGAGAAGCAGGAACCGACACTTTTCGTCTTTGACGAGCCGACGACTGGCCTGCATTTCCATGATATCAAGACGTTGCTAAAGGCTTTCAATGCCCTGATCGATAAAGGTCATACGGTTGTCATTATCGAACATAACATGGATGTGATCAAATGTGCCGACTATCTGGTAGATCTCGGCCCCGAAGGTGGGAATGCCGGAGGAAATCTGGTTTGCACTGGAACGCCGGAGGAGGTGGCCATGTGCGAGGCATCTTATACGGGAAAATATTTAAAGGATAAACTCTGA